One segment of Tenrec ecaudatus isolate mTenEca1 chromosome 1, mTenEca1.hap1, whole genome shotgun sequence DNA contains the following:
- the ZNF653 gene encoding zinc finger protein 653, producing MAERAPEPGAEAEAGGEAAAEEGAAGRKARGRPRLTESDRARRRLESRKKYDVRRVYLGEAHGPWVDLRRRSGWSDAKLAAYLISLERGQRSGRHGKPWEQVPKKPKRKKRRRRNVNCLKNVVIWYEDHKHRCPYEPHLTELDPTFGLYTTAVWQCEAGHRYFQDLHSPLKPLSDSEPDSDKVGSGLAAGSSASSSSDSDSEGPPEASVTVTPSSPAGSIGLITQEGMHIPFDVHHVESLAEQGTPLCPNPASNGPEALEAVVCVPVPVQVGTGPSALFENVPQEALGEVVASCPMPGMVPGSQVIIIAGPGYDALTAEGIHLNVAAGSSAPGSGLGEEVPCAMMEGVAAYTQTEPEGSRPDTTGMSTTPVIETKKEKEDLYMLKKEEKEELVAPELAELSAVVPESMEPEAEADGEELDGSDMSTIIYEIPKEPEKRRRSKRSRVTDADGLLEMFHCPYEGCSQVYVALSSFQNHVNLVHRKGKTKVCPHPGCGKKFYLSNHLRRHMIIHSGVREFTCETCGKSFKRKNHLEVHRRTHTGETPLQCEICGYQCRQRASLNWHMKKHTAEVQYNFTCERCGKRFEKLDSVKFHTLKSHPDHKPT from the exons ATGGCGGAGCGGGCGCCGGAGCCCGGGGCGGAGGCGGAGGCGGGCGGGGAGGCGGCGGCCGAGGAGGGCGCGGCGGGCCGCAAGGCGCGCGGCCGGCCGCGGCTCACGGAGTCGGACCGGGCCCGGCGGCGGCTCGAGTCCCGGAAGAAGTACGACGTGCGGCGCGTGTACCTGGGCGAGGCGCACGGGCCCTGGGTGGACCTGAGGCGCCGCAGCGGCTGGAGCGACGCCAAGCTCGCCGCCTACCTCATCTCGCTGGAGCGCGGCCAGCGCAGCGGCCGCCACGG GAAGCCTTGGGAGCAAGTCCCCAAAAAACCAAAGCGGAAGAAAA GGCGGCGGCGCAATGTGAACTGCCTGAAGAATGTGGTGATCTGGTACGAGGACCACAAGCACCGCTGTCCATACGAGCCACACCTCACCGAGCTGGACCCCACCTTCGGCCTGTACACCACCGCCGTATGGCAGTGTGAGGCCGGCCACCGCTACTTCCAAGACCTGCACTCACCCCTGAAGCCACTCAGCGACTCAGAGCCTGACAGCGACAAAG TAGGCAGCGGCCTGGCGGCTGGCAGCTCCGCCTCCTCCAGCTCCGATTCCGACTCCGAGGGGCCCCCAGAGGCCTCGGTGACAGTGACGCCCAGCAGCCCGGCGGGCAGCATCGGGCTCATCACACAGGAGGGcatgcacatcccctttgacgtCCACCACGTGGAGAGCCTGGCTGAGCAGGGCACACCCCTGTGCCCCAACCCCGCCAGCAATGGGCCCGAGGCCCTGGAGGCCGTGGTGTGCGTGCCAGTGCCCGTGCAAGTGGGTACAGGCCCCAGCGCCCTCTTTGAGaatgtgccccaggaggccctggGTGAAGTGGTGGCCAGCTGCCCTATGCCAGGCATGGTGCCCGGCTCACAGGTGATTATCATCGCGGGCCCAGGCTACGATGCCCTCACTGCCGAGGGCATTCACCTCAATGTGGCTGCAGGCAGCAGTGCCCCTGGCAGCGGACTGGGCGAGGAGGTGCCCTGTGCCATGATGGAAGGCGTGGCAGCGTACACCCAGACAGAGCCCGAGGGCAGCCGGCCCGACACGACAGGCATGAGCACCACGCCAGTCATCGAGAccaagaaag AGAAGGAGGACCTGTACATGCtcaagaaggaggagaaggaggaactgGTGGCCCCGGAGCTGGCCGAGCTATCGGCTGTGGTGCCCGAAAGCATGGAGCCAGAGGCAGAGGCTGATGGGGAGGAGCTTGATGGCAGCGACATGTCCACCATCATCTATGAGATCCCCAAAGAGCCTGAGAA GAGGCGGCGGAGCAAACGCTCGAGAGTGACAGACGCCGATGGCCTGCTGGAGATGTTCCACTGTCCCTACGAGGGCTGCAGCCAGGTCTACGTGGCCCTCAGCAGCTTCCAG AACCACGTCAACCTTGTACACCGGAAAGGGAAGACCAAAGTGTGCCCCCATCCAGGCTGTGGCAAGAAGTTCTACTTGTCCAACCACCTGCGGCGGCACATGATCATCCACTCAG GTGTCCGGGAATTCACCTGCGAGACCTGCGGCAAGTCCTTTAAGAGAAAAAACCACCTGGAAGTACACCGGCGCACGCACACAGGGGAGACGCCTCTGCA GTGTGAGATCTGCGGCTACCAGTGCCGACAGCGTGCGTCGCTCAACtggcacatgaagaagcacacggcGGAAGTGCAGTACAACTTCACGTGCGAGCGCTGCGGGAAGCGCTTTGAGAAGCTGGACAGCGTCAAGTTCCACACGCTCAAAAGCCACCCGGACCACAAACCCACCTGA
- the ECSIT gene encoding evolutionarily conserved signaling intermediate in Toll pathway, mitochondrial, which yields MSWAQAILLARSLSRGWAGVRGAALKGAPVSQVSPLALRGLHGSAATHSSDSSLVPRPPEPTRRPAKAQAPHEELFGQAPGGAREKASFVQAVQDFTRHNVHRRGHVDFIYLALSKMRQYGVERDLAVYNLLLDIFPKEVFRPRNIIQRIFLHYPRQQECGIAVLEQMENHGVMPNQETEFLLIQIFGRKSYPMLKFLRMRLWFSRFKNVNPFPMPRDLPQDPVDLATLGLRHMEPDLSARVTIYQMPLPSDSTGAPDPTQPHIVGIQSPEQQAALACHSPARPIFVEGPFSLWLRDKCVYYHILRADLLPPEEREVEETPEEWNLYYPMQLDLDYGRSAWDDYTFDIDEVEEGPVFAMCMAGAHDQATLAKWIQGLQETNPALARIPVIFRLAGSTGELLAASPGLEEPPLPPQGQEEESDSLHRQQQGQS from the exons GTCTCCCCTCTGGCCCTGCGGGGCCTCCACGGCAGTGCTGCCACCCACAGCTCAGACTCGTCGCTGGTCCCACGCCCCCCTGAGCCCACCCGGAGGCCGGCCAAGGCCCAGGCGCCCCACGAGGAGCTGTTTGGGCAGGCGCCTGGCGGTGCGCGCGAGAAGGCCAGCTTCGTGCAGGCCGTGCAGGACTTCACGCGGCACAACGTGCATAGACGGGGCCACGTGGACTTCATCTACCTGGCCCTGAGCAAGATGCGGCAGTACGGCGTGGAGCGGGACCTGGCCGTCTACAACCTGCTGCTCGACATCTTCCCCAAGGAGGTCTTCCGGCCGCGCAACATCATCCAGCGCATCTTCCTGCACTACCCTCGGCAGCAGGAGTGCGGCATCGCCGTCCTGGAGCAGATGGAGAACCACG gggTGATGCCCAACCAGGAGACGGAGTTCCTGCTGATTCAGATATTTGGACGCAAAAGCTACCCTATGCTCAAGTTCCTGCGCATGCGGCTGTGGTTCTCCCGCTTCAAGAACGTCAACCCCTTCCCCATGCCCCGGGACCTGCCCCAGGACCCTGTGGACCTGGCCACGCTGGGCCTGCGGCACATGGAGCCCGACCTCAGCGCCAGGGTCACCATCTACCAG ATGCCTTTGCCCAGTGACTCCACGGGGGCACCGGATCCCACCCAGCCCCACATCGTTG GAATCCAGAGTCCCGAGCAGCAGGCCGCCCTGGCTTGCCACAGCCCAGCCAGACCCATCTTCGTCGAGGGCCCCTTCTCCCTGTGGCTCCGAGATAAGTGTGTCTACTACCACATCCTCAGAGCTGACCTGCTGCCCCCGGAGGAGCGG GAAGTAGAGGAGACTCCAGAGGAGTGGAACCTATACTACCCCATGCAGCTGGACCTGGACTACGGGAGGAGCGCCTGGGATGACTACACGTTTGATATTGATGAAG TGGAGGAAGGCCCTGTCTTCGCCATGTGCATGGCCGGTGCTCATGACCAGGCCACGCTGGCCAAGTGGATTCAAGGGCTGCAGGAGACCAACCCTGCCCTGGCCCGCATCCCCGTGATCTTCCGTCTGGCGGGGTCCACCGGGGAGCTCTTGGcggcctccccagggctggaAGAGCCACCTCTGCCCCCTCAGGGCCAGGAGgaggagagtgacagcctgcatcGGCAACAGCAGGGCCAGAGCTGA